A genomic segment from Actinomadura hallensis encodes:
- a CDS encoding TOBE domain-containing protein: MTTFRISEAAALLGVSADTVRRWVDGGRLPASRDEHGHRRVPGAELAAFVREQARGGAPDDQGVRFSSARNRLRGIVTEVVRDGVMAQVEIQAGPFRVVSLMSREAADDLGLRAGVVAEAVVKSTNVVVELAGPG, from the coding sequence GTGACGACCTTCCGGATCAGTGAGGCGGCCGCGCTGCTGGGGGTCAGCGCGGACACCGTCCGCCGCTGGGTGGACGGCGGCCGGCTCCCCGCGTCCCGCGACGAGCACGGGCACCGCCGGGTGCCCGGCGCCGAGCTCGCCGCCTTCGTGCGCGAGCAGGCGCGGGGCGGCGCCCCGGACGACCAGGGCGTGCGGTTCTCCTCGGCGCGCAACCGGCTGCGGGGCATCGTGACCGAGGTCGTCCGCGACGGCGTGATGGCGCAGGTGGAGATCCAGGCCGGGCCGTTCCGCGTCGTGTCGCTGATGAGCCGCGAGGCGGCGGACGACCTCGGGCTGCGGGCGGGGGTGGTCGCCGAGGCGGTCGTGAAGTCCACCAACGTCGTCGTCGAGCTGGCCGGGCCGGGCTGA